One region of Molothrus aeneus isolate 106 chromosome 1, BPBGC_Maene_1.0, whole genome shotgun sequence genomic DNA includes:
- the PTPN2 gene encoding tyrosine-protein phosphatase non-receptor type 2 isoform X1 — protein MSAAIEQEFQEIDATNDWQARYLEIRHKSSDYPHRVAKYPENRNRNRYRDVSPYDHSRVKLQNTENDYINASLVVIEEAQRYYILTQGPLPNTCCHFWLMVWQQQTKAVVMLNRIVEKESVKCAQYWPTKKDDVMTFNETGFRVRLVSEDVKSYYTVHLLQLENINSGESRMISHFHYTTWPDFGVPESPASFLNFLFKVRESGSLSPEHGPAVVHCSAGIGRSGTFSLVDTCLVLMEKKDPFSVDIKKVLLDMRKYRMGLIQTPDQLRFSYMAVIEGAKFIMGDSTIQERWKELSKEDQAPSSEQSPPRPTKITTEKYNGNSIGLENNDQMEKINTDLSTKVQDIVDGNIENSVRKRLREDRRAQTAQKLQQMKQKLNETERKRKRWLYWKPILTKIGFGTLFLVGAYFCWKMYFQKHSL, from the exons ATGTCTGCCGCCATCGAGCAGGAGTTCCAGGAGATCGACGCCACGAACGACTGGCAGGCGCGTTATCTG gaaATCCGACACAAATCCAGTGACTACCCTCACAGAGTTGCAAAATATCCAGAAAACAGAAATCGAAACAGATACAGAGATGTTAGTCCAT ATGATCACAGTCGTGTAAAACTCCAGAACACCGAGAATGATTATATCAATGCCAGCCTTGTGGTCATAGAAGAAGCCCAGAGATACTATATTTTAACACAG GGTCCACTACCTAACACATGTTGTCATTTTTGGCTAATGGTATGGcaacaacaaaccaaagcaGTTGTCATGTTGAACAGGATTGTTGAAAAAGAATCG gTGAAGTGTGCACAATACTGGCCAACAAAAAAAGACGACGTTATGACTTTCAATGAAACAGGATTCCGTGTGAGACTGGTGTCTGAAGATGTCAAATCCTATTACACAGTGCATCTACTGCAATTAGAAAATATCAAT AGTGGTGAGTCCAGGATGATCTCTCATTTTCATTATACTACATGGCCAGACTTTGGAGTTCCTGAATCCCCAGCTTCATTCCTGAACTTCCTGTTTAAAGTCAGAGAATCTGGTTCACTGAGTCCCGAGCATGGACCTGCAGTAGTTCACTGCAGTGCGGGAATAGGACGTTCTGGCACATTTTCATTAGTAGATACTTGTCTTGTTCTG atggagaaaaaagaCCCATTTTCTGTAGATATTAAGAAGGTATTACTGGATATGAGAAAATATCGAATGGGACTTATTCAGACTCCTGATCAACTAAGGTTTTCATATATGGCTGTAATAGAAGGAGCAAAATTTATAATGGGGGATTCAACTATACAG GAACGGTGGAAGGAGCTCTCTAAGGAGGACCAAGCGCCAAGTTCCGAGCAGTCTCCTCCACGCCCAACCAAAATAACCACAGAGAAGTACAATGGGAACAGCATAGGCCTGGAGAACAATGATCAGATGGAGAAAATAAACACTGACCTGTCCACTAAGGTTCAAGATATCGTAGATGGGAACATTGAAAA ttctGTCCGAAAACGACTGCGGGAGGACAGAAGAGCGCAAACAGcacagaagctgcagcagatgAAGCAGAAGCTAAATgagactgaaagaaaaagaaaaaggtggttATACTGGAAACCTATTCTCACTAAGATTGGGTTTGGTACACTGTTTTTAGTTGGTGcttatttttgctggaaaatgtattttcaaaaacaTTCCTTGTAA
- the PTPN2 gene encoding tyrosine-protein phosphatase non-receptor type 2 isoform X2, with translation MSAAIEQEFQEIDATNDWQARYLEIRHKSSDYPHRVAKYPENRNRNRYRDVSPYDHSRVKLQNTENDYINASLVVIEEAQRYYILTQGPLPNTCCHFWLMVWQQQTKAVVMLNRIVEKESVKCAQYWPTKKDDVMTFNETGFRVRLVSEDVKSYYTVHLLQLENINSGESRMISHFHYTTWPDFGVPESPASFLNFLFKVRESGSLSPEHGPAVVHCSAGIGRSGTFSLVDTCLVLMEKKDPFSVDIKKVLLDMRKYRMGLIQTPDQLRFSYMAVIEGAKFIMGDSTIQERWKELSKEDQAPSSEQSPPRPTKITTEKYNGNSIGLENNDQMEKINTDLSTKVQDIVDGNIENSVRKRLREDRRAQTAQKLQQMKQKLNETERKRKRPRLTDT, from the exons ATGTCTGCCGCCATCGAGCAGGAGTTCCAGGAGATCGACGCCACGAACGACTGGCAGGCGCGTTATCTG gaaATCCGACACAAATCCAGTGACTACCCTCACAGAGTTGCAAAATATCCAGAAAACAGAAATCGAAACAGATACAGAGATGTTAGTCCAT ATGATCACAGTCGTGTAAAACTCCAGAACACCGAGAATGATTATATCAATGCCAGCCTTGTGGTCATAGAAGAAGCCCAGAGATACTATATTTTAACACAG GGTCCACTACCTAACACATGTTGTCATTTTTGGCTAATGGTATGGcaacaacaaaccaaagcaGTTGTCATGTTGAACAGGATTGTTGAAAAAGAATCG gTGAAGTGTGCACAATACTGGCCAACAAAAAAAGACGACGTTATGACTTTCAATGAAACAGGATTCCGTGTGAGACTGGTGTCTGAAGATGTCAAATCCTATTACACAGTGCATCTACTGCAATTAGAAAATATCAAT AGTGGTGAGTCCAGGATGATCTCTCATTTTCATTATACTACATGGCCAGACTTTGGAGTTCCTGAATCCCCAGCTTCATTCCTGAACTTCCTGTTTAAAGTCAGAGAATCTGGTTCACTGAGTCCCGAGCATGGACCTGCAGTAGTTCACTGCAGTGCGGGAATAGGACGTTCTGGCACATTTTCATTAGTAGATACTTGTCTTGTTCTG atggagaaaaaagaCCCATTTTCTGTAGATATTAAGAAGGTATTACTGGATATGAGAAAATATCGAATGGGACTTATTCAGACTCCTGATCAACTAAGGTTTTCATATATGGCTGTAATAGAAGGAGCAAAATTTATAATGGGGGATTCAACTATACAG GAACGGTGGAAGGAGCTCTCTAAGGAGGACCAAGCGCCAAGTTCCGAGCAGTCTCCTCCACGCCCAACCAAAATAACCACAGAGAAGTACAATGGGAACAGCATAGGCCTGGAGAACAATGATCAGATGGAGAAAATAAACACTGACCTGTCCACTAAGGTTCAAGATATCGTAGATGGGAACATTGAAAA ttctGTCCGAAAACGACTGCGGGAGGACAGAAGAGCGCAAACAGcacagaagctgcagcagatgAAGCAGAAGCTAAATgagactgaaagaaaaagaaaaag GCCGAGACTGACTGACACCTAA